In Remersonia thermophila strain ATCC 22073 chromosome 5, whole genome shotgun sequence, the following proteins share a genomic window:
- a CDS encoding mitochondrial 37S ribosomal protein uS7m — MPPRLNLWSACRALSIRTRPAVAASRPPSAALAAPVALARRPLTNNATTPLPPNSSNLPPPPPPSSSGSPSAASPKPDESSALEVPTSPENEAALSQLRMIEYGLSPLDPAVEGHKFGLPELPLPSQKNSKYRYDGVVEQLTRLIMKDGKLAKAQRDMAMILNYLRTSPPPRLDPSKPLLPGAPPAHHLPLDPVLYLSLAVDSVAPLVKLRPFKGLAGGGKSLEVPIPLRARQRRRIAFNWILDVVERKKSRGSGRTQFAHRVAEEIVAVVEGRSSVWDRRLEQHKRGTANRANLLNNQVKGQI, encoded by the exons ATGCCTCCGCGATTGAACCTCTGGTCGGCCTGCAGAGCCCTCTCAATACGCACCCGGCCAGCCGTCGCGGCCTCACGgccaccctcggccgcgctggccgcgcCTGTGGCACTGGCCAGAAGGCCGCTCACCAACAACGCCACCACGCCGTTACCCCCGAACAGCAGcaacctcccccctcccccgccgccgtcgtcatccgGTTCGCCGTCAGCGGCTTCCCCTAAACCGGACGAGTCATCCGCCCTGGAGGTCCCCACCAGCCCGGAGAACGAAGCGGCGCTCAGCCAGCTGCGCATGATCGAGTATGGCCTCAGCCCGTTGgacccggccgtcgagggtCACAAGTTTGGCCTgccggagctgccgctgccctcGCAGAAGAACTCCAAGTACCGGTACGACGGCGTTGTGGAGCAGCTGACCAGGCTGATCATGAAGGACggcaagctggccaaggcgcagAGG GACATGGCTATGATTCTCAACTACCTTCGCACATCTCCGCCCCCACGTCTTGACCCGTCaaagcccctcctcccgggggcgccgccggcgcaccaCCTCCCGCTCGACCCCGTCTTGTACCTGAGCCTTGCGGTCGACTCGGTGGCGCCGCTCGTGAAGCTGCGCCCCTTCAagggcctggccggcggtggcAAGTCGCTCGAGGTGCCGATCCCGCTGCGGgcgcggcaacggcggcgcaTCGCCTTCAACTGGATCCTGGATGTGGTGGAGCGCAAGAAgtcgcgcggcagcggccgcacCCAGTTTGCGCACCGCGTGGCGGAGGAGatcgtggcggtggtggagggacGGTCGAGCGTCTGGGACCGCCGGTTGGAGCAGCACAAGCGTGGCACGGCCAACCGTGCAAACCTGCTGAACAACCAGGTCAAGGGCCAGATTTAA